A single genomic interval of Littorina saxatilis isolate snail1 linkage group LG17, US_GU_Lsax_2.0, whole genome shotgun sequence harbors:
- the LOC138953335 gene encoding dynein heavy chain-like yields MLVKFADSLSGASKSKTSPISASKIKKYTISKIKTSTINKIKTSSISKIKTSTINKIMKSSISKIKTSSISKIKTFPISKIKTSQIIKIKTSPISKIKTSTINKIKTSSISKIKKYTISKIKKYTISKIKKYTISKIKTYTISKIKKYTISKIKKYTISKIKKYTISKIKKYTISKIKKYTISKIKKYTISKIKKYTISKIKKYTISKIKTSSISKIKTSTINKIKKYTISKSKTSPINKIKTSSISKIKKYTISKIKKYTISKIKKYTISKNKKYTISKIKKSSISKIKKYTINKIKKYTINKIKKYTINKIKKYTISKIKKYTISKIKKYTISKIKKYTISKIKKYTISKIKKYTISKIKKYTISKIKKYTISKIKKYTISKIKTSTINKIKTSSISKIKKYTISKIKTSSISKIKKYTISKIKKSSISKIKKSSTSKIKKYTINKIKTSSISKIKKYTINKIKTSSISKNKKYTISKIKKYTISKIKKSSTSKIKKYTISKIKKSSISKIKKYTISKIKKYTISKIKKSSISKIKKYTISKIKKSSISKIKKSSISKNKKYTISKNKKYTISKIQKSSISKIKKSPTMTFSFFRPAKH; encoded by the coding sequence ATGTTAGTTAAATTTGCTGATTCATTGTCTGGGGCCAGCAAGAGCAAGACATCTCCGATCAGCGCTAGCAAGATCAAGAAATACACGATCAGTAAGATCAAGACATCCACAATCAACAAGATCAAGACATCCTCGATCAGCAAGATCAAGACATCCACAATCAACAAGATCATGAAATCTTCGATCAGCAAGATCAAGACATCCTCGATCAGCAAGATCAAGACATTTCCGATCAGCAAGATCAAGACATCTCAGATCATCAAGATCAAGACATCTCCGATCAGCAAGATCAAGACATCCACAATCAACAAGATCAAGACATCCTCGATCAGCAAGATCAAGAAATACACGATCAGTAAGATCAAGAAATACACGATCAGTAAGATCAAGAAATACACGATCAGTAAGATCAAGACATACACGATCAGTAAGATAAAGAAATACACGATCAGTAAGATCAAGAAATACACGATCAGTAAGATCAAGAAATACACGATCAGTAAGATCAAGAAATACACGATCAGTAAGATCAAGAAATACACGATCAGTAAGATCAAGAAATACACGATCAGTAAGATCAAGAAATACACGATCAGTAAGATCAAGAAATACACGATCAGTAAGATCAAGACATCCTCGATCAGCAAGATCAAGACATCCACAATCAACAAGATCAAGAAATACACGATCAGCAAGAGCAAGACATCTCCGATCAACAAGATCAAGACATCCTCGATCAGCAAGATCAAGAAATACACGATCAGTAAGATCAAGAAATACACGATCAGCAAGATCAAGAAATACACGATCAGCAAGAACAAGAAATACACGATCAGTAAGATCAAGAAATCCTCGATCAGCAAGATCAAGAAATACACGATCAACAAGATCAAGAAATACACGATCAACAAGATCAAGAAATACACGATCAACAAGATCAAGAAATACACGATCAGCAAGATCAAGAAATACACGATCAGCAAGATCAAGAAATACACGATCAGTAAGATCAAGAAATACACGATCAGCAAGATCAAGAAATACACGATCAGTAAGATCAAGAAATACACGATCAGTAAGATCAAGAAATACACGATCAGCAAGATCAAGAAATACACGATCAGCAAGATCAAGAAATACACGATCAGTAAGATCAAGACATCCACAATCAACAAGATCAAGACATCCTCGATCAGCAAGATCAAGAAATACACGATCAGTAAGATCAAGACATCCTCGATCAGCAAGATCAAGAAATACACGATCAGCAAGATCAAGAAATCCTCGATCAGCAAGATCAAGAAATCCTCGACCAGCAAGATCAAGAAATACACGATCAACAAGATCAAGACATCCTCGATCAGCAAGATCAAGAAATACACGATCAACAAGATCAAGACATCCTCGATCAGCAAGAACAAGAAATACACGATCAGTAAGATCAAGAAATACACGATCAGCAAGATCAAGAAATCCTCGACCAGCAAGATCAAGAAATACACGATCAGCAAGATCAAGAAATCCTCGATCAGCAAGATCAAGAAATACACGATCAGTAAGATCAAGAAATACACGATCAGTAAGATCAAGAAATCCTCGATCAGCAAGATCAAGAAATACACGATCAGCAAGATCAAGAAATCCTCGATCAGCAAGATCAAGAAATCCTCGATCAGCAAGAACAAGAAATACACGATCAGCAAGAACAAGAAATACACGATCAGTAAGATCCAAAAATCCTCGATCAGCAAGATCAAGAAATCCCCGACTATGACCTTCTCGTTCTTCAGACCAGCCAAGCACTGA